TGCTCCCTAAACCCTAGGCGCTAAATGGGCTAGACCTAACATCTGGCCCAACTAATTACTCAGGCCTAATATCTTATATCTTACGCTCAGAAGTTGAACATTACTCCTAGTCGAGGTTCAACTTTGAAGAAGCACAATGGCCGGGGACTTTttaggccattcacagtgcACACACGTGGCGTGTGGCAATGTTTGTCTACCTAGATAAAGTGTATGcatggaggagagaggggagtggggacCGCTCCTTCTCCAGGTTCGTGTGACCAACATTGGCTCCGAGGACCTCGTCAGAGAAATCAACTTTTTGCCAGGAAAATCGCATCCGCCCATTTGGAGAaaaccggagagagagaggggggatagGGAGCCACATCTGCGCCGGAGAAGCTCGCCGGAGACGGGATAGGAGGGGCGTCCGAGCCATATCCACCCTGAGGTCGCCAGAGAAGCCGCATCCGCGCCGGAGAGGGCCCGAGGCTAGATCTAGCGAGCCCCGGGCTGGGcctccgctccggccggcgCTGTCGCCGGTTCAGTCGCCTCTCCGCCCGGGCGCCGTCGCCTCTCCGCCAGGCTTCCGCCGCCTCTCTTGCGTAGTCTCCGCGGTCCACGCCACAGAGCTTGTCCGCTCGCCGGCCACGGGAGGGGCGCTGGTCGGGGGAGGAGATGAGGGGCGCCGGCCGGAGCCCGGAAGAAGCGGGAAGCTGGGGAAGAAGCTAGCGGCGGCGCGTAGATTGGAGATGGAGCGATGCCGATGCGGCCTATCCAAAGCTACACGCGCATTGTGGAGATGAAAGCCTCGTTTTGCTTTTTGCCTACGTGGAGGCTTTGGCTCCTTGTTGAGGGCGGACGAATTGCTAATGCCCTTAGAATCTAGCCTATGTGACTTCAATGAAGCCTCGTCCTCTCTTTTACTCTGCTACTGCTTGTCCTGCTACTTTCTTTGCTTGATTGCAGCAATGTGCAGATGGGAGGAAGATGAGGTCGTCGCGGCACACCAGGCAGAGCTTCACGTGCGAGACGAGCTGCTTGGACGTGACGACACGGGCAGACGACAGCGAGGTGACGAGGTCGATGAGGCGGGCGGCGTGCGAGCGCGACACGAAGAAGTCGAGCCCGCCgtggccgcgcgccgcgccgacgTGGAGGGCGTCGCCGACAGCGCCGTGGGTGACGACCTGCTGCTCGACTTGTGCCCGCGCTCTCGCCGGGATGGGGTTGGAGAAGGCACCGGCCGCCGGTGCCGGGaaggaagtggaagaagaaaggggagagaaagagagggaagggagagagggaggagaaagaAGGAAGGTGAAAGagaggactgacatgtgggcctcacaTGTCAATGGGTCcacatttctttttgtgtgaatgagtAATGGGTCACGCACATTTTTTTATCGGAATCGCTAGTGCTCTCGCACATTTTTTTATCGGAATCGCTAGTGCTctgttgacaaaaaaaaaaatagggtGCTAAATCTTTCACTTTTTTGACCATTCATCTCTGTTTACAATTAGTGCTGCATTTGGATTGAGCAAAGTCATACACGGCTGTGGACTTTGAGATGGACCGAGCTTTTGTTGTTGCATTATGTGGACTTTGTTGTTGCGTTCTGTGGGTCTCACATATTTACCGTTCAATTTCGAAACACACGCCTGCTTTTTTTCCTTGCATTTGAGCAGTGTTTTCTACTGCTACTTTGCTTATGATCCACGCTTACTAATTACATCGTGCttacattataattacatatgtaattttgtgacttacatcgtaaatatactaaaattacatatgtaattttatgaCTTACAtcataaatacactaaaattacatatgtaattacatatgtaattttaggaacttacaatgtaaatacatgccaactttttttttaatagttaCTCCCTAAATTTAAATAGATGAGATTAAATTTATCCTATGGCTTGAAAAATTTGCATGATAGGGGGCTAGAAAATCTATCGCATGATGTATAGGCAGtccctttttttatttctaatgccaCGTTAACGCCACGTGGAaagaagaccgagtcaatactgtcacgtaggcgtcacgtcagcgaaaccactctTCAAAATCGtccagggagtcaaattgcaccggttttaagagtttgggagtcgagatatccggttttatggtttttATGGTTTAGGGATACgaattagatttcgatcacttttaagggtcatgaagtgaacttattccttgcaGGGGCTGTATCAAGCAGCTGAACAGGCCCATATCTCATCCGTTCCCAGATACTGGTCCTTCAACCGCGATCCACGGCGAGACCAAACAAAACCGGCCCATCCATCCACGCACAACTCACTCGAACCATCTCGATCGACCCCAACCGAAACAGCGACCAACatacacccaaaaaaaaaaatcagcgcACATAGAGGAGATAAAAACGACGagaaacaataataataaaaaataaatatcccGTTGAGGGGAAATCCAGCCCGCGAAACCCCATTGGCCGGGCCATCGCCAGCtcggcgccacgtggcactcctcCCCCTATCGCCTTATCGCCACCTGGTATAAAACGCCCGCCTAATCTCCTtcgctctcttcttcttctagcTTAGAACCCCAACCCCCCAAAGCCTCACTCACTTCGCtgcagaggaaaaaaaagagagaaaaatctCCGATGGCTCTCCaggcggccaccaccacctccttcctcccctccgcgcTCTCCGCCCGCAAGGAGGTGAGAGCTCTAAGCTCGGGGATTCAGCCATGGAGGcatttcagagttcagactagTTCAGAGTTTTGCTTCGTGTTCATGGCGGCGATTGGttaaatggttttttttttgtttttgggttGGTTTTTGGGGGTGTAGGGAGCGGTGAAGGACTCGGCGTTCTTGGGCGTTCGTCTCGGCGACGGGCTCAAGCTGGAGACCAGTGCTCTCGGCCTTCGCACCAAGGTAGTAACTGTAATAATGTTGTTACAGCACTCTGCTTGCTCTGTGCTGATGCTCTGTTTGTTAGTGCTAATATTAGTACTTACTACTAACTGGCGAGTAGTACAAGTAATTGGCTAGTTCGTTCAGTGAATTGCCAGGTTTTCGTTTCTAGACTTCACGATTAttagtttcagactttcagttatGTTGGAGGAGCTTACCACTGTGGCTCTGTGGTTTGCTCTGTCAGATTAGGAGCACCCGTGGCGTTGCAAATGGTTATGCCTGTGTTTGGCATTAATCAACTGGCTAATGAGATTATATCATGATGATTCTCTCATCGTTTTAGCTATGACAATGTCAGGGGCTTGTTTTGTTTTCACAGGTGTGCAGCTTTGCTAATTGCTAGTAACATCAGTGTGTGCCGCCATTGTTAGTGCAACCAAGTAGCCTTTGTGTCTGGTTAATTTGCAACTTCAGGTTGACATTTGGACTTGCTGAGTGAGTGTATCTAGCATTGCAAACTGATGTGAATTTTGACGAACTTTTAGTGCAAGATTGCAAGGTTTGCTTGATGTACTTAGAAATGGTAGTTGCTCACAACTCTGACAGCGCCACAAAAATTGTATTATACTTGATTAGCCTGGCATTTTGACTTCCTATTGATCTGGATTTTATGTCAGTGTTAGTTTGAGTATATATAGCATTGCAAAGTGATGCGAATTTGGGTAACTTTTAGTGCAAGATTGCAAGGTTTACTTGCTGTACTTAGAAATAGTTGCTCAAAACTCTGACATCGCCACACCCCCAAAAAATTGTACTACTACTTAATTAGCTTTGGCATTTCAAGTTCATATTGATGTGGATCGATTTCATAAACTTGATTTTACTGCAAGACTGTCAAGTTTGCTCCCTGTAATTTCATAAACTTGGTTCCGCATGTAAactagacgaatttattaagcctaattaatccatcattagtaaatatttattgtagcatcacattattaAATCATAGCATAATTAGattcaaaagatttgtctcacaatttacatataaactgtgcaattatttttttccccacATTTAATATTCTTGCAtgttcaaacatttgatgtgatgtttttggccaaaaaattttttatataaaaacaaagGCCTAGTTTGTTCATATATCTTGACATTGTTGCCACGAAAACTGAAACTCTCCTGCAGAGGGTGAGCACGTCGTCGGTGGCCATCCGCGCgcaggcgtcggcggcggtgtcgtCCCCGACGGTgacgccggcgtcgccgtcgggcAAGCAGACGCTGCGCAAGGGCACGGCGGTCATCACCGGCGCGTCGTCCGGGCTTGGCCTCGCGACGGCGAAGGCGCTGGCGGAGACGGGCAGGTGGCACGTCGTCATGGGGTGCCGCGACTTCCTCAAGGCGTCGCGCGCCGCCAAGGCCGCCGGCATGGAGAAGGGCAGCTACACCATCGTCCACCTCGACCTGGCGTCGCTCGACAGCGTCAGGCAGTTCGTCGCCAACGTCCGGCGGCTGGAGATGCCCGTCGACGTGGTGGTGTGCAACGCCGCCGTGTACCAGCCCACCGCCAAGCAGCCGAGCTTCACCGCCGACGGCTTCGAGATGAGCGTCGGCGTCAACCACCTCGGGCACTTCCTCCTCGCCCGCGAGCTCCTCGCCGACCTCACCTCCTCCGACTACCCCTCCAAGCGCCTCATCATCGTCGGCTCCATCACCGGTAATGACAACCTTTCTTCCTCACCAGAATTAGGCTGTTGTGTTCTAATGTCAAAGCTTCCAACTTCTACTATTTTGTAGTTCTCCACGTACACAATTACTACAATTACTGAACTGCTAAAAATTGcatgttttataaaaaaaattataggaagTTGTTGTGATTAATccaatttttaagtttttctttttcatcggGAAGATTGAAAGAGACCTTCTGAATGTATTAAGAATGAGAAAAAGTTACAAGAAAAACATAATAGGAAGTTGTCGAGGATGATGCGCACCAGCGTGTGCGTTCAAGAACCACGAGCTAACCACACAAGCACAAACCTCTAAAAGTGAAAACTTCTTCttagataatacttaattaatggATTATTTTTCTGTGCATGGAGGGCACAACCTTATACTGCTTTCTAAAATGGGTATGATAATTATTTGATAGTATAAACGAATGAATCAAGTATTACAAAGTCGAtaagctgatttttttttaaaaaaaaactttataagTGCAgttgtaacttttttttaaaaaaaatatcatatcatTTGAAAGCATATCGGCAACATTCTATTGTAACATGTTACTATAAgaacatcgttctaatttcgaTACGATGAATGCAGGGAACACGAACACGCTGGCGGGGAACGTGCCGCCGAAGGCGAACCTGGGGGACCTCCGGGGGCTCGCCTCGGGCCTCGACGGCGTGTCGAGCTCCGCCATGATCGACGGCGGCGAGTTCGACGGCGCCAAGGCCTACAAGGACAGCAAGGTGTGCAACATGCTGACGATGCAGGAGTTCCACCGCCGGTACCACGGCGAGACCGGGGTGACGTTCGCGTCGCTCTACCCCGGGTGCATCGCCACCACGGGCCTCTTCCGGGAGCACGTCCCGCTGTTCCGCCTCCTCTTCCCGCCCTTCCAGAAGTACATCACCAAGGGCTACGTCtccgaggaggaggccggcaaGCGGCTGGCCCAGGTCGTCAGTGACCCCAGCCTCACCAAGTCCGGGGTGTACTGGAGCTGGAACAACAACTCGGCCTCGTTCGAGAACCAGCTCTCCGAGGAGGCCTCCGATCCGGAGAAGGCCAAGAAGGTCTGGGAGCTCAGCGAGAAGCTCGTCGGCTTGGCCGATCACGATCAGTGAGTGAGAGTGATGTGCTATTGATTTTCGTCTAGGATTTTGCtgtgctcttcttcttcttctcctctctaccAAGAAAGATCGATGGAGGAGAATTTGTAGGACGCGTTTCTCACGAATTACTTAGCTGTTAATGATCAGCTTGATGTGTACGATATGATGGTGCAGAGTGAAAGTTGTGTTGTTCACTGGTGGATCATGGGATGGGAATATGGGATTGTTGTAAGATGTAACTCaagtgttttcttttttgggatTACTTTTGGTAATAAGAGCTTGGGTGATCGAAAACTACAGATGGTTTTTCTTTTAAGTTGTATGATCTCTGTAGAGTTTTTGagtaatttgtagttttgtaccCTATCAAAGATCATCTCTAGCTGCCTCTGAGCTCTCCAACTCTATATGTCCATCTCTAGTATATATGTCCCATATTTCTGactgaaaattttcaagtcggTTGGTTCCCTCCGCCTGGATATTCTTTCAgctaattagattttttttaaatgataaatTTGCTAAAAGCTTGTTCAAATTCAGCTAAGATCTATTCAAACTTCAATTTCTCTATCGAAATTCCCGGAAATTTCAATTCAATCATTCCCCAATACATGCCGATTTCCGTAATATTGAACCATGACATGTAAACAACGAAGGAATCAAGGGCATATTTAGTTTCAtctcacatcgaatatacggacacacatttgaagtattaaatgcactctaataacaaaacaaattacagattccgccagaaaactacgagacgaatctattaagcctaattaatacatcattagcaaatgtttactatagcaccacattgtcaactcatgacgcaattaggcttaaaagattcgtctcgcagtttcctgacGAACcgtgtaattattattttttctacgtttaatactttatgtatgtgcccaaatattcaatgtgacaacgtgaaaatttttatttggaACTAAATAGGCCCTAATATTCTTTCAAGATATTAGAATAGTTATCCCTCTCCACCTCCCTGCACAAACAGTGAACTTCTTTCTCCTTGGGCACAGGAGTAGTAGCAGCTCCCGGAAACAGAAAGCAATCAAGCAAAGTCCTGAACCTGAAGCATCCTGAAACCAGCAGACGGCAGAAACCAGTGGGCGCAGGCGATAGCAGTTTTTCGTGGTCCGGCGTACAGCCAAAATACTGGCCATCGGGTGCCTACATAGAATGAGTCCACTGGACGCAGCTACCACCGTGTGTGCTACACTGACCGCCGCTGCTCGTCGACCAGTTGTACGGGGCTGACTTATTCTGAATTTCTAATGGTTTATTTGGGGGTTTAGAACACTGAGGGGTGCTTTAGATCCAAAGATGTGAAGTTtgggcgtgtcacatcgggtattatatatagTGTCGCACAgggtgtttgggcactaataaaaatactaattattgaTCCTATACGATAAGCTATATAATactcgatgtgacacgccaaaactttacatccctgaatctaaacaccctTTTAAATAGAGTATTTGGTGTGAAATATAATTTTGATTTGGGAAGAAGGTGAGTgagatttggaaaaaaaaagcatttcaattaaaaaattTGCCAGCAGTAAATAAAGAAACTACTCGGTTTTGTAATTAAAGTGAGGTTTTGGCACTTCTTTGCCCTAAACTGGCCTCCATTTTATAAAGTGAGAACCGTGCAGCAAAAGCCTGAAAaggcaaaaagaaagaaattgtaGAGGTTTTTCAGGAGGATACAACTAGGTGGGTCTCTAACTCTCTATGCAGCTGTGGTCTGTGGAGCAAAACGATGAAATGGAAGACGGGACGTTGACGAGGGTGAAGAAAACGAGCGTTTGACCAGCGTCAACCATGGCGTGAACAGTAGCACCACTAACCTGACCGAGAGGTTGAAGAAGATGCAATCAACGGGGTACTATAGTTCCCACGAATTTCCCAGCAACAACGGGTTGGTTCTCACTACTCACGAATTCCCTGTGGCTCAACAACTACTAGTACATCCTTTTGTCCATTATGATAAAAGTTCtatcttaatttttatttacacgtttttcaaactgttttttaattttctatataaaaaatacttaaaatatcaaataaaatcTATTTTTGGAGTTTtaaaaaactcaattaatcatatatattattgacttattttattttacGTGGACTAaaatatcttcatcttcatttagGTTATGTTCTTTTCTCATCAAGATACATGATACattagcatgtttttcaaactgttttttaattttgtatataaacttactctaaaatatcaaataaaatttaCTTTTAGGGTTTATAAAagtaaaactcaattaatcattaCTAACTTGTTTCATTTTACGTGGACTAaaatatcttc
Above is a window of Oryza sativa Japonica Group chromosome 10, ASM3414082v1 DNA encoding:
- the LOC4349004 gene encoding protochlorophyllide reductase B, chloroplastic codes for the protein MALQAATTTSFLPSALSARKEGAVKDSAFLGVRLGDGLKLETSALGLRTKRVSTSSVAIRAQASAAVSSPTVTPASPSGKQTLRKGTAVITGASSGLGLATAKALAETGRWHVVMGCRDFLKASRAAKAAGMEKGSYTIVHLDLASLDSVRQFVANVRRLEMPVDVVVCNAAVYQPTAKQPSFTADGFEMSVGVNHLGHFLLARELLADLTSSDYPSKRLIIVGSITGNTNTLAGNVPPKANLGDLRGLASGLDGVSSSAMIDGGEFDGAKAYKDSKVCNMLTMQEFHRRYHGETGVTFASLYPGCIATTGLFREHVPLFRLLFPPFQKYITKGYVSEEEAGKRLAQVVSDPSLTKSGVYWSWNNNSASFENQLSEEASDPEKAKKVWELSEKLVGLADHDQ